From Candidatus Binataceae bacterium, one genomic window encodes:
- a CDS encoding acyl-CoA dehydrogenase family protein → MDFGLSEEQQQLKESARTLLTKECPTTFVRKVMASDDGYPRELYDEIAQLGWNGLIVPEKFGGAGLGMLDMMMLLEEGGYAAMPGPFLFSSVLAASALALGGSDELNKKWLTAIAEGKAVGTVAFAESSTSVDPLDIAARISTGGSVSGVKHLVPYANAADFIVVAAKNDSGAIELAVVEKNAKGVSIKSIKHLDLTRRVATVELKDAPATILGGADLYSKVIQIGALAIAADSLGGMERSLEMAVEYSKVREQFGKPIGSFQALKHAAAEIVSELEPARALLWYAAYAYDAGLPDAAKMIAMAKARLCDIYMRGSDRAVLMHGGIGFTWEHDMHLWFKRARFNESYFGSPAYHREIVAELGGY, encoded by the coding sequence ATGGATTTCGGACTCAGCGAAGAACAACAGCAACTTAAAGAGAGCGCGCGCACGCTCCTCACCAAGGAATGCCCGACCACGTTCGTGCGCAAGGTGATGGCGAGCGACGACGGCTATCCGCGCGAGCTCTACGATGAAATCGCGCAGCTCGGATGGAACGGGCTCATCGTGCCGGAGAAGTTCGGCGGTGCGGGCCTCGGCATGCTCGACATGATGATGCTGCTCGAAGAAGGCGGTTACGCGGCGATGCCCGGGCCGTTCTTGTTTTCGTCGGTGCTCGCCGCAAGCGCGCTGGCGCTCGGCGGTTCCGACGAACTCAACAAGAAGTGGTTAACCGCGATCGCCGAGGGCAAGGCAGTCGGCACGGTCGCGTTTGCCGAATCGAGCACCAGCGTCGACCCGCTCGATATCGCCGCGCGAATCAGCACAGGCGGCAGTGTCAGTGGCGTGAAGCATCTGGTGCCTTATGCGAATGCCGCCGATTTCATTGTCGTCGCGGCGAAAAATGATTCAGGTGCGATCGAGCTCGCGGTCGTCGAGAAGAACGCCAAAGGCGTTTCGATCAAATCGATCAAGCATCTCGATCTGACGCGGCGCGTCGCCACGGTCGAATTGAAGGACGCGCCGGCGACTATTCTTGGCGGCGCGGACTTGTATTCGAAAGTGATTCAGATCGGCGCGCTTGCGATCGCGGCCGATTCGCTGGGCGGCATGGAGCGCTCGCTCGAGATGGCGGTTGAGTATTCAAAAGTGCGCGAGCAGTTCGGCAAGCCGATCGGATCCTTCCAGGCGCTCAAACATGCCGCGGCGGAAATCGTGAGTGAGCTCGAGCCTGCCCGCGCGCTGCTCTGGTACGCGGCCTACGCCTACGACGCTGGCCTGCCCGATGCGGCGAAGATGATCGCGATGGCCAAGGCGCGGCTGTGCGATATCTACATGCGCGGCAGCGATCGCGCGGTGCTGATGCACGGCGGGATCGGTTTTACCTGGGAGCACGATATGCATTTGTGGTTCAAGCGCGCGCGCTTCAACGAATCCTACTTCGGCTCGCCCGCGTATCATCGCGAGATTGTCGCCGAGCTCGGCGGCTATTAG
- the ribH gene encoding 6,7-dimethyl-8-ribityllumazine synthase: MKIAIVVADFNSEVTYPMEACAREHAQSLGVEVSRTIHVPGVYDMAPVVKALLKRADIAGVVMIGAVIKGETNHDELISHAIAKTALDLSVEFEKPVGLAITGPGMTDEQAEARIPNARNGVEAVVKVARALEEIRR; the protein is encoded by the coding sequence ATGAAGATCGCAATCGTCGTCGCCGACTTTAATTCCGAAGTTACTTATCCGATGGAAGCCTGCGCCCGCGAGCATGCGCAAAGCCTCGGCGTCGAGGTCAGCCGCACCATTCACGTGCCCGGCGTCTATGACATGGCGCCGGTCGTGAAAGCATTGCTCAAGCGCGCTGACATCGCGGGTGTCGTGATGATCGGCGCGGTAATCAAGGGCGAGACGAATCACGACGAACTCATCTCGCACGCGATCGCGAAGACCGCGCTCGATCTCTCGGTCGAATTCGAAAAGCCCGTCGGGCTTGCGATCACCGGACCCGGGATGACCGACGAGCAGGCCGAAGCGCGCATCCCCAACGCGCGCAATGGCGTCGAAGCTGTCGTCAAGGTCGCGCGCGCACTCGAAGAAATTCGCCGCTAA
- a CDS encoding tetratricopeptide repeat protein yields MTAGAGGRTETFSTRAAARILAVSPERIRYWVKRNLVQPAAPRGRNYRFAFNDLLLMRLAKELLQERHYLETIQRTFDRVRALVDPGRPLHSLKLVNDEGRIVVSDGGVMIEADSGQLILDFRRVRQTGKVEERFGAARVRERFEEARRVAEEDPLKALSIYSELVGREPGNFEAHMRLATLLERENDLGGALRHLLGAAAIMPSNADIHLKLGVLYRKREENQHALLSFLRCLECDPCNVEAHRNAAELYDLSGRKREAQKHLGAIHRLIKGD; encoded by the coding sequence ATGACGGCAGGGGCGGGCGGTAGGACCGAAACATTTTCCACGCGCGCAGCCGCGAGAATCCTCGCGGTGTCGCCCGAGCGAATTCGTTACTGGGTAAAACGCAATCTCGTACAACCAGCCGCGCCGCGCGGCCGTAACTACCGCTTCGCCTTCAACGATCTGCTCCTGATGCGCCTGGCCAAGGAGCTGCTCCAGGAACGTCATTATCTCGAAACCATCCAGCGCACCTTCGACCGCGTGCGCGCGCTCGTCGATCCGGGCCGCCCGCTGCATTCGCTCAAGCTCGTCAACGACGAAGGGCGGATCGTCGTGAGCGACGGCGGCGTGATGATCGAGGCTGACAGCGGACAACTGATTCTGGATTTTCGCCGCGTGCGTCAGACCGGCAAGGTCGAAGAACGATTCGGCGCCGCGCGCGTGCGCGAGCGTTTCGAGGAAGCGCGCCGCGTCGCCGAGGAAGATCCGCTGAAGGCGCTCAGTATCTACAGCGAGCTCGTTGGTCGCGAGCCCGGCAACTTCGAGGCGCACATGCGCCTTGCCACGCTGCTCGAACGCGAGAACGATCTCGGCGGCGCCCTGCGGCATCTGCTCGGCGCGGCCGCCATCATGCCCTCCAACGCCGACATTCATCTGAAGCTCGGCGTGCTCTATCGCAAGCGCGAAGAGAATCAGCACGCCCTGCTGAGCTTCCTGCGCTGCCTCGAATGCGATCCGTGCAACGTCGAGGCCCATCGCAACGCCGCCGAGCTCTACGACCTGAGCGGCCGCAAGCGCGAAGCGCAAAAGCATCTCGGCGCGATCCATCGTCTGATCAAGGGCGACTGA
- a CDS encoding MaoC family dehydratase N-terminal domain-containing protein, giving the protein MADDDILGRTFEVPEPYIVTAEKIANFCKAVGETNPLFVNEAVAKAGPYGSIIAPPAFVASMRQGENIFDKLRAAGRGGLMGGIDIEIGEPIRAGDEIRVSSKVKEIYEKTGRTGTMTFTVVRSTLKNQKGEVVAHIDYRMMNRGPRK; this is encoded by the coding sequence ATGGCTGACGACGACATCCTGGGCCGGACCTTCGAGGTGCCCGAGCCCTATATCGTGACGGCGGAGAAGATCGCGAACTTCTGCAAAGCGGTGGGCGAGACCAATCCGCTGTTTGTCAATGAGGCCGTGGCGAAAGCCGGGCCTTACGGATCGATTATCGCGCCGCCGGCGTTTGTTGCCTCGATGCGCCAGGGCGAGAATATCTTCGACAAGCTGCGCGCCGCGGGGCGCGGCGGCCTGATGGGCGGTATCGACATCGAGATCGGCGAACCGATTCGCGCCGGCGACGAAATCCGCGTCTCGTCGAAGGTCAAGGAGATCTACGAGAAGACCGGGCGCACCGGCACGATGACGTTTACGGTCGTGCGCTCTACGCTCAAGAACCAAAAGGGCGAAGTCGTCGCGCATATCGACTATCGCATGATGAATCGCGGACCTCGCAAATAG
- the ilvA gene encoding threonine ammonia-lyase: MITIDDIERARARLAGVVKPTPLMPNATLAAMLSADIRLKAENLQKTGSFKIRGAYNFISALTPADKARGVIAASAGNHGQALAYAASLAGIKATIVMPATASISKVDATRSYGQKVVLEGIDYQAARTAARRICEESGAIFVDAYDDPLVIAGQGTIGLEIADEFKPEVMLVPVGGGGLIAGIAAALEARVPDAEVIGVEAAGSPQLSASLAVRAPASVEQPVDTIADGLATGKIGANPFEVIKRRVKRAITVDDFEIGEAVLLMLERMKLLTEGAGAAALAGAIKIKDELRGRRVAVVISGGNIDINLLDRIIGHGLVKVGRLFRFSVDLHDRPGELGKLLAAISETGANVRAIDHDRTRRDVAIGGARVILELETRGPEHIESIREYLALSGYAVKVSEQ; this comes from the coding sequence ATGATCACCATCGATGACATCGAGCGAGCGCGGGCGAGACTGGCGGGCGTCGTCAAGCCGACGCCGCTGATGCCCAACGCGACGCTCGCTGCGATGCTCTCGGCTGATATTCGGCTCAAAGCGGAGAATCTGCAGAAGACCGGATCGTTCAAGATTCGCGGCGCTTACAACTTTATCTCGGCGCTTACGCCCGCAGACAAGGCGCGTGGTGTGATCGCGGCCTCGGCTGGAAATCATGGACAGGCGCTCGCCTACGCCGCGTCGCTGGCCGGTATCAAGGCGACGATCGTGATGCCGGCGACGGCCTCGATCTCCAAGGTCGATGCGACCCGCAGCTATGGGCAGAAGGTCGTGCTCGAAGGAATCGACTACCAGGCCGCGCGCACTGCGGCGCGGCGGATCTGCGAAGAGAGCGGCGCGATCTTCGTCGATGCTTACGACGATCCGCTCGTGATCGCGGGCCAGGGCACGATCGGCCTCGAGATCGCCGACGAGTTCAAGCCCGAGGTCATGCTCGTCCCGGTCGGCGGCGGCGGATTGATCGCGGGCATCGCGGCGGCTCTGGAAGCCAGAGTCCCGGACGCGGAAGTGATCGGCGTCGAAGCCGCAGGCTCGCCGCAACTGAGCGCGAGCCTCGCCGTTCGTGCGCCGGCCTCGGTCGAACAGCCCGTGGACACGATCGCCGACGGCCTCGCGACGGGTAAAATCGGCGCGAATCCCTTCGAGGTCATCAAGCGCCGCGTCAAGCGCGCAATCACGGTTGATGATTTCGAAATCGGTGAAGCCGTGCTCCTGATGCTCGAGCGGATGAAGCTCCTTACCGAAGGCGCGGGGGCGGCTGCGCTGGCAGGCGCAATCAAAATCAAAGATGAGCTGCGTGGGCGGCGGGTCGCGGTCGTAATCAGCGGCGGCAATATCGATATCAACTTGCTCGATCGAATCATCGGCCACGGCCTGGTGAAAGTTGGACGCTTATTTCGATTCTCGGTCGATCTGCACGATCGTCCCGGCGAGTTGGGCAAGCTGCTCGCCGCGATCAGCGAGACGGGTGCGAACGTTCGCGCGATCGATCACGATCGCACCCGGCGCGACGTTGCGATTGGCGGCGCGCGCGTGATCCTGGAGCTCGAGACGCGCGGCCCCGAGCATATCGAGTCCATCCGTGAGTATCTCGCGCTGAGTGGTTATGCTGTGAAAGTATCCGAGCAGTAA
- the hisH gene encoding imidazole glycerol phosphate synthase subunit HisH encodes MIAIVDYKAGNLTSVKRALEYLGHESEITDRAERIVAAERVILPGVGAAGATMDNLNALGLADVIRNDIVAKGRPFLGICIGIQVLLSHSEEDDARCLGIVPGRVTRYPRSIDGRPLKVPQIGWNRVRQTKPHPVFAGVPDDTHFYFVNSYYPIPDDSGVAIGACEYGVPFTAAIARDNVIATQFHLEKSGTAGLKLLDNFCRLNF; translated from the coding sequence ATGATCGCAATCGTTGATTACAAGGCTGGCAACCTGACCAGCGTCAAGCGCGCGCTCGAGTATCTCGGCCACGAGTCTGAGATCACCGATCGCGCCGAGCGAATCGTCGCCGCCGAGCGCGTGATACTTCCGGGCGTCGGCGCTGCCGGCGCGACGATGGACAATCTCAACGCGCTCGGACTTGCTGACGTTATCCGCAACGACATCGTTGCCAAGGGCCGGCCCTTCCTCGGCATCTGTATCGGAATCCAGGTGCTGCTGAGTCATAGCGAAGAGGATGATGCGCGGTGCCTCGGGATCGTGCCTGGCCGGGTGACGCGTTATCCGCGCTCGATCGACGGGCGTCCGCTCAAGGTGCCGCAAATCGGATGGAACCGGGTGCGCCAGACCAAGCCGCATCCGGTGTTTGCGGGCGTTCCCGACGATACTCACTTCTATTTCGTCAATTCGTATTATCCGATTCCCGACGATTCCGGCGTCGCGATCGGTGCATGCGAGTATGGTGTGCCTTTCACGGCGGCGATCGCGCGCGACAACGTGATCGCAACGCAGTTCCATCTCGAAAAGAGCGGGACCGCCGGGCTCAAGTTGCTCGACAATTTTTGCCGGCTGAACTTCTAA
- a CDS encoding acyl-CoA dehydrogenase family protein, with protein MDLNFTSEDEAFRLKVRTFLEENIAKAGIGDTREGREDKAWLDRAKAWQRKLYEAGYIALAWPKEYGGQAMDPVQQSIVNDEMVRVRAPFLIGGSGLGMLGPTLISWGTEEQKQRYLPKILTAEEIWCQGYSEPGSGSDLASLKTKAEIVGDEFIVNGQKVWTSGAQHADMMFCLVRTDPEAPKHRGISYILIDMKTPGVTVRPLVQMTGDRGFNEVFFDNVHVPRKNLVAKLNEGWIVANATLFHERNMLGSASGSEQRFNRLLALAKTIQRGGKPLTKDPVFRQRLADLEIKVAAMRFNSLRQLTDQIRGKNPGIEAMVNKLVGTELNHDLATAAMEAMGDYSLVAREDETAIDNGYWPYEWMFSLGLVIGGGTSHIQKNIIAERGLKMPKSR; from the coding sequence ATGGATCTGAATTTCACTTCTGAAGACGAAGCGTTTCGGCTCAAGGTCCGCACCTTCCTCGAAGAAAATATTGCCAAGGCCGGAATCGGCGATACGCGCGAGGGCCGCGAGGACAAGGCCTGGCTCGACCGCGCCAAGGCATGGCAGCGCAAGCTGTACGAGGCCGGCTACATCGCACTCGCGTGGCCGAAGGAATACGGCGGGCAGGCGATGGATCCGGTCCAGCAATCGATCGTCAACGACGAGATGGTCCGCGTCCGCGCGCCATTTCTTATTGGCGGCTCTGGCCTGGGGATGCTCGGGCCGACGCTGATCTCATGGGGCACAGAGGAGCAGAAGCAGCGCTATCTGCCAAAGATTCTCACCGCGGAAGAAATCTGGTGCCAGGGATATTCCGAGCCCGGCTCGGGTTCCGATCTCGCTTCGCTCAAGACCAAGGCCGAGATCGTTGGCGACGAGTTTATCGTCAACGGGCAGAAGGTCTGGACCTCGGGCGCGCAGCACGCCGACATGATGTTCTGTCTCGTGCGCACCGATCCCGAAGCGCCCAAGCATCGCGGGATTTCCTACATCCTTATCGACATGAAGACGCCCGGCGTCACCGTGCGGCCCCTGGTGCAGATGACGGGCGATCGCGGTTTCAACGAAGTTTTCTTCGACAACGTTCACGTGCCGCGCAAGAACCTCGTCGCCAAGCTCAACGAGGGATGGATCGTCGCCAACGCTACGCTCTTTCATGAGCGCAATATGCTGGGCTCTGCCAGCGGCAGCGAGCAACGCTTCAACCGATTGCTGGCGCTGGCAAAAACGATTCAGCGCGGCGGCAAGCCGCTCACCAAGGATCCGGTCTTCCGCCAGCGGCTGGCCGATCTGGAAATCAAAGTCGCGGCGATGCGATTCAACTCGCTGCGCCAGCTTACCGATCAGATTCGCGGCAAGAATCCCGGCATCGAGGCGATGGTCAACAAGCTCGTCGGCACCGAGCTGAATCACGACCTCGCGACCGCGGCGATGGAAGCGATGGGCGATTACTCACTCGTCGCGCGCGAGGACGAGACTGCCATCGACAATGGCTACTGGCCGTATGAATGGATGTTCTCGCTCGGCCTCGTGATCGGCGGTGGCACGTCGCATATTCAGAAAAATATCATTGCGGAACGCGGGCTCAAGATGCCCAAGTCGCGCTGA
- the hisF gene encoding imidazole glycerol phosphate synthase subunit HisF — protein sequence MLAKRIIPCLDVRDGKVTKGIQFLANVDVGDPVAMARYYYEEGADEIVFYDITASNERRGIMLDVVRNVAREIFIPFSVGGGLRTLEDMRAVLLAGAEKVSIDSGAVRNPKLISEGARAFGSQCVVLSMQVKKTGIRPGIASGYEVIIDGGRTATGRDALEWSLEGERLGAGELCINSIDRDGTKAGYDLEITRRISESVSIPVIASGGAGEPAHLRDAFTAGLADAAIVASIVHYGEHPIPGLKSYLKNNGIEIRDAVNIDLGLR from the coding sequence ATGCTCGCGAAACGAATCATTCCCTGCCTCGACGTCCGCGACGGCAAGGTCACCAAGGGGATCCAGTTTCTCGCGAACGTCGATGTCGGCGATCCGGTCGCGATGGCGCGCTACTACTACGAAGAAGGCGCCGACGAGATCGTTTTCTACGACATCACGGCGTCGAACGAGCGCCGCGGGATCATGCTCGACGTCGTTCGCAATGTCGCGCGCGAGATCTTCATCCCGTTCAGCGTCGGCGGCGGATTGCGCACGCTCGAGGACATGCGCGCCGTCCTGCTGGCGGGCGCGGAGAAGGTTTCGATCGATTCGGGCGCGGTGCGCAATCCGAAGCTCATCAGCGAAGGCGCGCGTGCTTTCGGCAGTCAGTGCGTCGTGCTCTCGATGCAGGTGAAGAAGACGGGAATTCGTCCCGGCATCGCGTCAGGCTACGAAGTGATTATCGACGGCGGCCGCACCGCCACCGGCCGCGACGCGCTCGAATGGTCGCTCGAAGGCGAGCGGCTGGGCGCCGGCGAGCTGTGCATCAACTCGATCGATCGCGACGGCACCAAGGCCGGCTACGATCTCGAAATCACGCGGCGCATCAGCGAGTCGGTCTCGATTCCCGTGATTGCGTCAGGCGGCGCGGGCGAACCGGCGCATCTGCGCGACGCGTTCACGGCGGGGCTGGCCGATGCGGCGATCGTCGCGTCGATCGTCCACTACGGCGAGCATCCGATTCCCGGCCTCAAGTCATATTTGAAGAACAATGGGATTGAGATTCGCGACGCAGTCAATATAGATCTCGGTCTCAGATGA
- a CDS encoding SDR family oxidoreductase, producing the protein MGRLSNKVAVITGAASGIGRATAIRFAGEGASIVIADLNREGGDAAVRDCKENGGNAVFQLTDVAKEENIKSAIDRAVKEFGRLDVIYNNAGLGGAVGALEKTTADNWDKSFAILLRAVFLGIKHAVPEMRKVGGGSIISTASIAGLRGAPGLHAYCAAKAGVISLTRSAAIELAKEKIRVNCICPGLIATPLTYNRLPGGEQTATQLFSAFQPWPRTGRPEDIAAMALFLASDDSEFVTGQAMVVDGAATSGMSAGNLPQPQSGAQSMLGDEWSGPSFEMKKPQ; encoded by the coding sequence ATGGGTAGACTGAGTAATAAAGTTGCGGTGATCACCGGCGCGGCGAGCGGAATCGGGCGCGCAACCGCGATCAGGTTCGCGGGCGAGGGCGCCTCGATCGTGATTGCGGACCTCAATCGCGAAGGCGGCGACGCTGCCGTCCGCGACTGCAAGGAAAATGGCGGCAACGCCGTATTCCAGCTCACCGACGTTGCCAAAGAGGAGAATATCAAGAGCGCAATCGATCGCGCAGTCAAGGAATTTGGCCGTCTCGACGTGATCTACAACAACGCCGGCCTCGGCGGCGCGGTCGGTGCGCTCGAGAAGACGACGGCCGATAACTGGGACAAGAGCTTCGCGATTCTGCTGCGCGCGGTTTTCCTCGGTATCAAGCATGCCGTTCCTGAGATGCGCAAGGTGGGCGGCGGCTCGATCATCTCGACGGCTTCGATCGCGGGACTGCGCGGCGCGCCTGGACTCCATGCGTACTGCGCCGCGAAGGCCGGAGTGATCAGCCTGACGCGTTCGGCCGCGATCGAGCTCGCCAAGGAGAAGATTCGCGTCAATTGTATCTGCCCGGGACTGATCGCGACTCCGCTCACCTACAACCGATTGCCGGGCGGTGAGCAGACTGCGACGCAGCTATTCTCCGCCTTTCAGCCGTGGCCGCGCACCGGACGCCCGGAGGATATCGCCGCGATGGCACTGTTCCTCGCCAGCGACGACTCGGAATTCGTCACCGGTCAGGCGATGGTGGTAGACGGCGCCGCGACCTCGGGCATGAGCGCCGGCAATCTCCCGCAGCCGCAATCGGGCGCGCAATCGATGCTCGGCGACGAATGGTCGGGGCCGTCTTTCGAGATGAAGAAACCGCAGTAA
- a CDS encoding 4Fe-4S dicluster domain-containing protein, giving the protein MATIITSECINCGACEPECPNTAIYAGGVPWELNGATSVAIAQEIFYIVPSKCTECVGFYDHEACAAVCPVDCCVPDPNIPEAESVLLARARELHPEQAFPDDAPSRFRKDGAAAPAPAADGAAAAAAPAPAAAAPAPRPAAAAPAAVPATAPALAFSEEFNPNAWEVPVICKDCNEGFVIPFRHFEAGVVFHCPTCSGSYVPKSTMHRAVKEAFESFYGRRRAEREAMIKRHARERATLEARHESEMEEFKIRLEELAQSMKPAGKMVKPRGLSAMFT; this is encoded by the coding sequence ATGGCGACGATTATCACGAGCGAATGCATCAACTGCGGAGCATGCGAGCCCGAGTGCCCCAACACCGCGATTTACGCGGGCGGAGTTCCCTGGGAGCTCAACGGCGCAACGAGCGTCGCGATCGCGCAGGAAATTTTCTACATCGTGCCGTCGAAGTGCACCGAGTGCGTCGGCTTTTACGATCACGAAGCGTGCGCGGCAGTATGCCCGGTAGATTGCTGCGTGCCCGATCCGAACATTCCCGAAGCCGAGTCAGTATTGCTCGCCCGCGCGCGCGAGCTTCATCCTGAGCAGGCGTTTCCCGACGACGCGCCGTCACGCTTTCGCAAAGACGGCGCTGCTGCGCCCGCTCCTGCCGCGGATGGTGCCGCTGCCGCAGCAGCTCCGGCGCCAGCTGCTGCCGCTCCCGCACCCAGACCGGCAGCCGCAGCACCCGCTGCCGTTCCCGCTACCGCACCCGCGCTCGCATTCAGCGAGGAGTTCAATCCCAACGCCTGGGAAGTCCCGGTCATCTGCAAGGATTGCAACGAGGGATTCGTAATTCCGTTCCGGCATTTCGAGGCCGGCGTCGTATTCCACTGCCCGACCTGCTCGGGATCGTACGTGCCGAAGTCGACGATGCATCGCGCGGTCAAAGAGGCATTCGAAAGCTTCTACGGCCGCCGTCGCGCCGAGCGCGAGGCGATGATCAAGCGTCATGCGCGCGAACGCGCCACGCTCGAAGCGCGTCACGAATCCGAAATGGAAGAATTCAAGATCCGGCTGGAAGAACTCGCGCAGTCGATGAAGCCCGCGGGCAAGATGGTCAAGCCGCGCGGCCTGTCTGCAATGTTCACGTAA
- a CDS encoding LLM class flavin-dependent oxidoreductase, with product MKFDLFYQLPEADTQTTARRYRELVDEAVAADMLGFDTIWLAEVHFARHFSVMPAPMMLLAAIAERTTRLRLGQAVSLVPLHHPMRLAEELAMLDVLSGGRVEFGAGRGAFNMNYRGYGVDMDTSRELFDEGLEFVKAAWTQKRVKFSGKHFTADGIEVIPKPVQQPHPPIRLAANSPDTFVYAGERGYRIFAGGPVNPFPVLGDRLKIYDDALKKAGRERPDDWLAGLLLVFAGRDRASVRAVIEPSLRNYFHSVTEVIEPQSDLPVHREEFEKLRERLRAMDYDTAESIMAAYGEPEYIGDKIAELRERFGFDRLVCWFETGGIAGHQNVLDSMKLFAERVMPRFQ from the coding sequence ATGAAGTTCGATCTGTTCTACCAACTGCCCGAGGCGGATACGCAGACTACTGCACGCCGTTATCGCGAGCTTGTTGACGAAGCGGTTGCCGCCGACATGCTCGGTTTCGACACGATCTGGCTCGCCGAGGTTCACTTCGCGCGGCATTTCTCGGTGATGCCGGCGCCGATGATGTTGCTTGCGGCGATCGCGGAGCGCACTACCCGCCTTCGGCTCGGGCAAGCGGTGAGCCTCGTGCCGCTGCATCATCCGATGCGCCTTGCCGAGGAGTTGGCGATGCTCGACGTGTTGTCGGGCGGGCGCGTCGAGTTTGGCGCGGGACGCGGCGCGTTCAACATGAACTATCGCGGCTATGGCGTCGATATGGACACGAGCCGCGAGCTGTTCGACGAGGGCCTCGAGTTCGTCAAGGCGGCGTGGACGCAGAAGCGCGTGAAGTTCTCTGGCAAGCATTTCACCGCCGACGGTATCGAGGTCATTCCCAAGCCGGTTCAGCAGCCGCATCCGCCGATTCGCCTCGCCGCCAACAGCCCCGACACGTTCGTCTATGCGGGCGAGCGCGGCTACCGGATTTTCGCGGGCGGGCCGGTGAATCCGTTTCCCGTCCTCGGCGATCGCCTGAAGATTTATGATGACGCGCTCAAGAAAGCCGGGCGCGAGCGCCCCGACGATTGGCTCGCGGGACTGTTGCTGGTGTTCGCGGGGCGCGATCGCGCGTCGGTGCGCGCCGTGATCGAGCCCAGCCTGCGCAACTACTTTCATTCGGTGACCGAGGTAATCGAGCCGCAATCGGACCTGCCTGTACATCGCGAGGAATTCGAAAAGCTGCGCGAGCGGCTCCGCGCGATGGATTACGACACTGCGGAATCGATAATGGCGGCCTACGGCGAGCCGGAATATATCGGCGACAAGATCGCCGAGCTGCGCGAGCGCTTTGGCTTCGATCGCCTCGTATGCTGGTTCGAAACGGGCGGAATCGCGGGGCATCAAAACGTGCTCGATTCGATGAAGCTGTTCGCCGAGCGGGTAATGCCGCGTTTTCAATAG